One region of Wyeomyia smithii strain HCP4-BCI-WySm-NY-G18 chromosome 3, ASM2978416v1, whole genome shotgun sequence genomic DNA includes:
- the LOC129732330 gene encoding pupal cuticle protein G1A-like produces MYKLFVFTCLIAAAVAAPAPGLVVAAPAVVHAAPIAVSHSSSHVVHHAPVVKTVVAHHTPVVAVHHAPLVKAVPVVHHAPVVHHTPVVHHAPLLTKTVVATPVVHSVHPVPVVKSVVASPVLVHH; encoded by the exons ATGTACAAGCTG TTCGTTTTCACTTGCTTGATCGCTGCCGCTGTTGCCGCCCCAGCTCCAGGTCTTGTTGTTGCCGCCCCAGCTGTTGTTCATGCTGCTCCCATTGCTGTGAGCCACTCATCCTC TCATGTTGTGCATCATGCCCCCGTTGTGAAGACTGTTGTTGCCCACCATACCCCGGTCGTTGCCGTCCACCACGCCCCGCTTGTCAAGGCTGTCCCAGTCGTCCACCACGCCCCAGTCGTCCACCACACCCCAGTCGTGCACCACGCTCCTCTGCTGACCAAGACCGTCGTCGCTACCCCAGTAGTCCACTCCGTGCACCCAGTCCCAGTCGTTAAGAGCGTCGTCGCCAGCCCCGTCCTGGTCCATCACTAA